Proteins from a genomic interval of Acinonyx jubatus isolate Ajub_Pintada_27869175 chromosome B4, VMU_Ajub_asm_v1.0, whole genome shotgun sequence:
- the HDAC10 gene encoding polyamine deacetylase HDAC10 isoform X1, translating to MRTALVYHEDMTAAQLLWEDPECEIERPERLTAALERLRQWGLEQRCLQLAAREASEAELGLVHSPEYVSLLRGTQTLSTRELQALSGQYDAVYFHPSTFHCARLAAGAALQLVDAVLTGAVHNGLALVRPPGHHSQRAAANGFCVFNNVAIAAKHAKQRHGLHRILIVDWDVHHGQGIQYIFEDDPSVLYFSWHRYEHGHFWPYLRESDADAVGQGQGRGFTVNLPWNQVGMGNADYVAAFLHVLLPVAFEFDPELVLISAGFDSAIGDPEGQMRATPECFSHLTQLLQVLAGGRVCAVLEGGYHLESLSQSVCMVVKALLGDPALPLSGPMEPHHSALESIQSVRAAQNPHWKSLRQQGSTPILNPSTYSLEQRASPVSPGGPKFKAAEAQASAALSSLLDQLHLNPTLPVRTAVALTALDAALVLPADVLRQEGSAPQEETRAWARLHEALAQDKALTALGKVLHLLNGILDGQVSSGIAATPEPAAAPTLDVVIRRSLSHGARRLLCVAVGQLDRPADLADDGRNLWLNIRGKEAAAPSMFQVSVPLPGTTGGFVNCVLALVLPLAYGFQPDLVLVALGPAHGLQAPQAALLASLLRGPAGGRVLVLLEQGSTSQLAGILARVLQGEAPPGLGPFSMASPEDTQALIYLRGQLEAEWKMLQVAERLHQFAFPPATQKRSSLSASSPTSVVS from the exons ATGAGGACTGCGCTGGTGTACCACGAGGACATGACAGCGGCCCAGCTGCTCTGGGAAGA CCCTGAGTGTGAGATCGAGCGTCCGGAGCGCCTGACTGCAGCCCTGGAGCGCCTGCGGCAGTGGGGCCTGGAGCAGAGGTGTCTACAGTTGGCAGCCCGAGAGGCCTCCGAGGCAGAGCTGGGCCTGGTACACAG CCCAGAGTATGTGTCCTTGTTGCGAGGAACCCAGACCTTGAGCACCAGGGAACTACAGGCGCTGTCTGGACAATACGACGCTGTCTACTTCCATCCG AGTACCTTCCACTGTGCCCGGCTGGCCGCGGGGGCTGCGCTGCAGCTGGTGGATGCCGTGCTGACGGGGGCTGTGCACAACGGGCTCGCCCTGGTGAG ACCTCCTGGGCATCACAGCCAGAGAGCCGCTGCCAATGGATTCTGCGTGTTCAACAATGTGGCCATAGCAGCCAAACACGCCAAGCAGAGACACGGGCTGCACAG GATCCTCATTGTCGACTGGGATGTCCACCATGGTCAGGGCATCCAGTATATCTTTGAGGATGACCCCAG TGTCCTCTACTTTTCCTGGCACCGCTATGAGCATGGGCACTTTTGGCCCTACCTTCGAGAATCGGATGCAGATGCtgttgggcaggggcagggccgtGGCTTCACTGTCAACCTGCCCTGGAATCAG GTTGGGATGGGAAATGCTGACTACGTGGCCGCCTTCCTCCATGTGCTGCTCCCCGTGGCCTTTGAG TTTGACCCTGAGCTGGTGCTCATCTCAGCAGGATTTGACTCTGCGATCGGGGATCCTGAG GGGCAGATGCGGGCCACGCCGGAGTGCTTCTCCCACCTCACACAGCTGCTGCAGGTGCTGGCCGGCGGCCGAGTCTGTGCTGTGCTGGAG ggAGGCTACCACCTGGAGTCGCTGTCCCAGTCCGTGTGCATGGTGGTGAAGGCGCTGCTGGGTGACCCTGCCTTGCCCCTGTCAGGGCCCATGGAGCCTCATCACAG TGCCCTGGAATCCATCCAGAGTGTCCGGGCTGCCCAGAACCCTCATTGGAAGAGCCTCCGGCAGCAAG GGTCGACCCCCATACTGAATCCCAGCACCTACTCCCTGGAGCAGAGAGCCTCACCTGTATCGCCCGGGGGACCCAAATTCAAGGCAGCAGAGGCACAGGCCTCGGCCGCACTGAGTTCCCTCCTAGACCAGCTGCACCTCAACCCCACACTGCCTGTCCGCACGGCTGTTGCCCTGACTGCACTGGATGCCGCTCTGGTTCTACCCGCCGACGTCCTCCGTCAGGAGGGGTCAGCCCCACAGGAGGAGACACGGGCCTGGGCCAG GCTACACGAGGCCCTGGCCCAGGACAAGGCTCTCACTGCACTTGGGAAGGTCCTGCACCTCTTGAATGGGATCCTGGATGGGCAG GTGAGCAGTGGCATTGCAGCAACCCCGGAGCCCGCTGCGGCTCCCACCCTGGATGTGGTCATTCGGCGCAGCTTGTCCCACGGAGCGCGGAG GCTTCTCTGTGTGGCTGTGGGACAGCTGGATCGGCCCGCAGACCTTGCTGACGATGG GAGGAATCTGTGGCTGAACATCAGAGGCAAGGAAGCGGCCGCCCCATCCATGTTCCAGGTCTCCGTGCCACTGCCAGGG ACTACTGGTGGGTTCGTGAACTGCGTTCTGGCCCTTGTGCTGCCCCTGGCCTATGGCTTCCAGCCTGACCTCGTGTTGGTGGCGCTGGGGCCAGCCCACGGCCTGCAGGCCCCCCAAGCCGCTCTCCTGGCTTCTCTGCTGCGGGGGCCGGCGGGGGGCCGAGTCTTGGTCCTGCTGGAGCAg GGATCCACATCCCAGCTTGCAGGGATCCTGGCCCGGGTGTTACAGGGAGAGGCGCCCCCCGGCCTGGGTCCCTTCTCCATGGCCTCCCCAGAGGACACACAGGCCCTGATATACCTGAGAGGGCAGCTGGAAGCAGAGTGGAAGATGCTGCAGGTGGCCG agcggctgcaccagtttgcattcccaccagcaacacaaaagagatcctctctctccgcatcctcgccgacatctgttgtttcctga
- the HDAC10 gene encoding polyamine deacetylase HDAC10 isoform X4: MRTALVYHEDMTAAQLLWEDPECEIERPERLTAALERLRQWGLEQRCLQLAAREASEAELGLVHSPEYVSLLRGTQTLSTRELQALSGQYDAVYFHPSTFHCARLAAGAALQLVDAVLTGAVHNGLALVRPPGHHSQRAAANGFCVFNNVAIAAKHAKQRHGLHSVLYFSWHRYEHGHFWPYLRESDADAVGQGQGRGFTVNLPWNQVGMGNADYVAAFLHVLLPVAFEFDPELVLISAGFDSAIGDPEGQMRATPECFSHLTQLLQVLAGGRVCAVLEGGYHLESLSQSVCMVVKALLGDPALPLSGPMEPHHSALESIQSVRAAQNPHWKSLRQQGSTPILNPSTYSLEQRASPVSPGGPKFKAAEAQASAALSSLLDQLHLNPTLPVRTAVALTALDAALVLPADVLRQEGSAPQEETRAWARLHEALAQDKALTALGKVLHLLNGILDGQVSSGIAATPEPAAAPTLDVVIRRSLSHGARRLLCVAVGQLDRPADLADDGRNLWLNIRGKEAAAPSMFQVSVPLPGTTGGFVNCVLALVLPLAYGFQPDLVLVALGPAHGLQAPQAALLASLLRGPAGGRVLVLLEQGSTSQLAGILARVLQGEAPPGLGPFSMASPEDTQALIYLRGQLEAEWKMLQVAERLHQFAFPPATQKRSSLSASSPTSVVS, encoded by the exons ATGAGGACTGCGCTGGTGTACCACGAGGACATGACAGCGGCCCAGCTGCTCTGGGAAGA CCCTGAGTGTGAGATCGAGCGTCCGGAGCGCCTGACTGCAGCCCTGGAGCGCCTGCGGCAGTGGGGCCTGGAGCAGAGGTGTCTACAGTTGGCAGCCCGAGAGGCCTCCGAGGCAGAGCTGGGCCTGGTACACAG CCCAGAGTATGTGTCCTTGTTGCGAGGAACCCAGACCTTGAGCACCAGGGAACTACAGGCGCTGTCTGGACAATACGACGCTGTCTACTTCCATCCG AGTACCTTCCACTGTGCCCGGCTGGCCGCGGGGGCTGCGCTGCAGCTGGTGGATGCCGTGCTGACGGGGGCTGTGCACAACGGGCTCGCCCTGGTGAG ACCTCCTGGGCATCACAGCCAGAGAGCCGCTGCCAATGGATTCTGCGTGTTCAACAATGTGGCCATAGCAGCCAAACACGCCAAGCAGAGACACGGGCTGCACAG TGTCCTCTACTTTTCCTGGCACCGCTATGAGCATGGGCACTTTTGGCCCTACCTTCGAGAATCGGATGCAGATGCtgttgggcaggggcagggccgtGGCTTCACTGTCAACCTGCCCTGGAATCAG GTTGGGATGGGAAATGCTGACTACGTGGCCGCCTTCCTCCATGTGCTGCTCCCCGTGGCCTTTGAG TTTGACCCTGAGCTGGTGCTCATCTCAGCAGGATTTGACTCTGCGATCGGGGATCCTGAG GGGCAGATGCGGGCCACGCCGGAGTGCTTCTCCCACCTCACACAGCTGCTGCAGGTGCTGGCCGGCGGCCGAGTCTGTGCTGTGCTGGAG ggAGGCTACCACCTGGAGTCGCTGTCCCAGTCCGTGTGCATGGTGGTGAAGGCGCTGCTGGGTGACCCTGCCTTGCCCCTGTCAGGGCCCATGGAGCCTCATCACAG TGCCCTGGAATCCATCCAGAGTGTCCGGGCTGCCCAGAACCCTCATTGGAAGAGCCTCCGGCAGCAAG GGTCGACCCCCATACTGAATCCCAGCACCTACTCCCTGGAGCAGAGAGCCTCACCTGTATCGCCCGGGGGACCCAAATTCAAGGCAGCAGAGGCACAGGCCTCGGCCGCACTGAGTTCCCTCCTAGACCAGCTGCACCTCAACCCCACACTGCCTGTCCGCACGGCTGTTGCCCTGACTGCACTGGATGCCGCTCTGGTTCTACCCGCCGACGTCCTCCGTCAGGAGGGGTCAGCCCCACAGGAGGAGACACGGGCCTGGGCCAG GCTACACGAGGCCCTGGCCCAGGACAAGGCTCTCACTGCACTTGGGAAGGTCCTGCACCTCTTGAATGGGATCCTGGATGGGCAG GTGAGCAGTGGCATTGCAGCAACCCCGGAGCCCGCTGCGGCTCCCACCCTGGATGTGGTCATTCGGCGCAGCTTGTCCCACGGAGCGCGGAG GCTTCTCTGTGTGGCTGTGGGACAGCTGGATCGGCCCGCAGACCTTGCTGACGATGG GAGGAATCTGTGGCTGAACATCAGAGGCAAGGAAGCGGCCGCCCCATCCATGTTCCAGGTCTCCGTGCCACTGCCAGGG ACTACTGGTGGGTTCGTGAACTGCGTTCTGGCCCTTGTGCTGCCCCTGGCCTATGGCTTCCAGCCTGACCTCGTGTTGGTGGCGCTGGGGCCAGCCCACGGCCTGCAGGCCCCCCAAGCCGCTCTCCTGGCTTCTCTGCTGCGGGGGCCGGCGGGGGGCCGAGTCTTGGTCCTGCTGGAGCAg GGATCCACATCCCAGCTTGCAGGGATCCTGGCCCGGGTGTTACAGGGAGAGGCGCCCCCCGGCCTGGGTCCCTTCTCCATGGCCTCCCCAGAGGACACACAGGCCCTGATATACCTGAGAGGGCAGCTGGAAGCAGAGTGGAAGATGCTGCAGGTGGCCG agcggctgcaccagtttgcattcccaccagcaacacaaaagagatcctctctctccgcatcctcgccgacatctgttgtttcctga
- the HDAC10 gene encoding polyamine deacetylase HDAC10 isoform X2, whose amino-acid sequence MRTALVYHEDMTAAQLLWEDPECEIERPERLTAALERLRQWGLEQRCLQLAAREASEAELGLVHSPEYVSLLRGTQTLSTRELQALSGQYDAVYFHPSTFHCARLAAGAALQLVDAVLTGAVHNGLALVRPPGHHSQRAAANGFCVFNNVAIAAKHAKQRHGLHRILIVDWDVHHGQGIQYIFEDDPSVLYFSWHRYEHGHFWPYLRESDADAVGQGQGRGFTVNLPWNQFDPELVLISAGFDSAIGDPEGQMRATPECFSHLTQLLQVLAGGRVCAVLEGGYHLESLSQSVCMVVKALLGDPALPLSGPMEPHHSALESIQSVRAAQNPHWKSLRQQGSTPILNPSTYSLEQRASPVSPGGPKFKAAEAQASAALSSLLDQLHLNPTLPVRTAVALTALDAALVLPADVLRQEGSAPQEETRAWARLHEALAQDKALTALGKVLHLLNGILDGQVSSGIAATPEPAAAPTLDVVIRRSLSHGARRLLCVAVGQLDRPADLADDGRNLWLNIRGKEAAAPSMFQVSVPLPGTTGGFVNCVLALVLPLAYGFQPDLVLVALGPAHGLQAPQAALLASLLRGPAGGRVLVLLEQGSTSQLAGILARVLQGEAPPGLGPFSMASPEDTQALIYLRGQLEAEWKMLQVAERLHQFAFPPATQKRSSLSASSPTSVVS is encoded by the exons ATGAGGACTGCGCTGGTGTACCACGAGGACATGACAGCGGCCCAGCTGCTCTGGGAAGA CCCTGAGTGTGAGATCGAGCGTCCGGAGCGCCTGACTGCAGCCCTGGAGCGCCTGCGGCAGTGGGGCCTGGAGCAGAGGTGTCTACAGTTGGCAGCCCGAGAGGCCTCCGAGGCAGAGCTGGGCCTGGTACACAG CCCAGAGTATGTGTCCTTGTTGCGAGGAACCCAGACCTTGAGCACCAGGGAACTACAGGCGCTGTCTGGACAATACGACGCTGTCTACTTCCATCCG AGTACCTTCCACTGTGCCCGGCTGGCCGCGGGGGCTGCGCTGCAGCTGGTGGATGCCGTGCTGACGGGGGCTGTGCACAACGGGCTCGCCCTGGTGAG ACCTCCTGGGCATCACAGCCAGAGAGCCGCTGCCAATGGATTCTGCGTGTTCAACAATGTGGCCATAGCAGCCAAACACGCCAAGCAGAGACACGGGCTGCACAG GATCCTCATTGTCGACTGGGATGTCCACCATGGTCAGGGCATCCAGTATATCTTTGAGGATGACCCCAG TGTCCTCTACTTTTCCTGGCACCGCTATGAGCATGGGCACTTTTGGCCCTACCTTCGAGAATCGGATGCAGATGCtgttgggcaggggcagggccgtGGCTTCACTGTCAACCTGCCCTGGAATCAG TTTGACCCTGAGCTGGTGCTCATCTCAGCAGGATTTGACTCTGCGATCGGGGATCCTGAG GGGCAGATGCGGGCCACGCCGGAGTGCTTCTCCCACCTCACACAGCTGCTGCAGGTGCTGGCCGGCGGCCGAGTCTGTGCTGTGCTGGAG ggAGGCTACCACCTGGAGTCGCTGTCCCAGTCCGTGTGCATGGTGGTGAAGGCGCTGCTGGGTGACCCTGCCTTGCCCCTGTCAGGGCCCATGGAGCCTCATCACAG TGCCCTGGAATCCATCCAGAGTGTCCGGGCTGCCCAGAACCCTCATTGGAAGAGCCTCCGGCAGCAAG GGTCGACCCCCATACTGAATCCCAGCACCTACTCCCTGGAGCAGAGAGCCTCACCTGTATCGCCCGGGGGACCCAAATTCAAGGCAGCAGAGGCACAGGCCTCGGCCGCACTGAGTTCCCTCCTAGACCAGCTGCACCTCAACCCCACACTGCCTGTCCGCACGGCTGTTGCCCTGACTGCACTGGATGCCGCTCTGGTTCTACCCGCCGACGTCCTCCGTCAGGAGGGGTCAGCCCCACAGGAGGAGACACGGGCCTGGGCCAG GCTACACGAGGCCCTGGCCCAGGACAAGGCTCTCACTGCACTTGGGAAGGTCCTGCACCTCTTGAATGGGATCCTGGATGGGCAG GTGAGCAGTGGCATTGCAGCAACCCCGGAGCCCGCTGCGGCTCCCACCCTGGATGTGGTCATTCGGCGCAGCTTGTCCCACGGAGCGCGGAG GCTTCTCTGTGTGGCTGTGGGACAGCTGGATCGGCCCGCAGACCTTGCTGACGATGG GAGGAATCTGTGGCTGAACATCAGAGGCAAGGAAGCGGCCGCCCCATCCATGTTCCAGGTCTCCGTGCCACTGCCAGGG ACTACTGGTGGGTTCGTGAACTGCGTTCTGGCCCTTGTGCTGCCCCTGGCCTATGGCTTCCAGCCTGACCTCGTGTTGGTGGCGCTGGGGCCAGCCCACGGCCTGCAGGCCCCCCAAGCCGCTCTCCTGGCTTCTCTGCTGCGGGGGCCGGCGGGGGGCCGAGTCTTGGTCCTGCTGGAGCAg GGATCCACATCCCAGCTTGCAGGGATCCTGGCCCGGGTGTTACAGGGAGAGGCGCCCCCCGGCCTGGGTCCCTTCTCCATGGCCTCCCCAGAGGACACACAGGCCCTGATATACCTGAGAGGGCAGCTGGAAGCAGAGTGGAAGATGCTGCAGGTGGCCG agcggctgcaccagtttgcattcccaccagcaacacaaaagagatcctctctctccgcatcctcgccgacatctgttgtttcctga
- the HDAC10 gene encoding polyamine deacetylase HDAC10 isoform X3: MRTALVYHEDMTAAQLLWEDPECEIERPERLTAALERLRQWGLEQRCLQLAAREASEAELGLVHSPEYVSLLRGTQTLSTRELQALSGQYDAVYFHPSTFHCARLAAGAALQLVDAVLTGAVHNGLALVRPPGHHSQRAAANGFCVFNNVAIAAKHAKQRHGLHRILIVDWDVHHGQGIQYIFEDDPSVLYFSWHRYEHGHFWPYLRESDADAVGQGQGRGFTVNLPWNQVGMGNADYVAAFLHVLLPVAFEFDPELVLISAGFDSAIGDPEGQMRATPECFSHLTQLLQVLAGGRVCAVLEGGYHLESLSQSVCMVVKALLGDPALPLSGPMEPHHSALESIQSVRAAQNPHWKSLRQQGSTPILNPSTYSLEQRASPVSPGGPKFKAAEAQASAALSSLLDQLHLNPTLPVRTAVALTALDAALVLPADVLRQEGSAPQEETRAWARLHEALAQDKALTALGKVLHLLNGILDGQVSSGIAATPEPAAAPTLDVVIRRSLSHGARRLLCVAVGQLDRPADLADDGRNLWLNIRGKEAAAPSMFQVSVPLPGTTGGFVNCVLALVLPLAYGFQPDLVLVALGPAHGLQAPQAALLASLLRGPAGGRVLVLLEQGSTSQLAGILARVLQGEAPPGLGPFSMASPEDTQALIYLRGQLEAEWKMLQVAAPQVP, from the exons ATGAGGACTGCGCTGGTGTACCACGAGGACATGACAGCGGCCCAGCTGCTCTGGGAAGA CCCTGAGTGTGAGATCGAGCGTCCGGAGCGCCTGACTGCAGCCCTGGAGCGCCTGCGGCAGTGGGGCCTGGAGCAGAGGTGTCTACAGTTGGCAGCCCGAGAGGCCTCCGAGGCAGAGCTGGGCCTGGTACACAG CCCAGAGTATGTGTCCTTGTTGCGAGGAACCCAGACCTTGAGCACCAGGGAACTACAGGCGCTGTCTGGACAATACGACGCTGTCTACTTCCATCCG AGTACCTTCCACTGTGCCCGGCTGGCCGCGGGGGCTGCGCTGCAGCTGGTGGATGCCGTGCTGACGGGGGCTGTGCACAACGGGCTCGCCCTGGTGAG ACCTCCTGGGCATCACAGCCAGAGAGCCGCTGCCAATGGATTCTGCGTGTTCAACAATGTGGCCATAGCAGCCAAACACGCCAAGCAGAGACACGGGCTGCACAG GATCCTCATTGTCGACTGGGATGTCCACCATGGTCAGGGCATCCAGTATATCTTTGAGGATGACCCCAG TGTCCTCTACTTTTCCTGGCACCGCTATGAGCATGGGCACTTTTGGCCCTACCTTCGAGAATCGGATGCAGATGCtgttgggcaggggcagggccgtGGCTTCACTGTCAACCTGCCCTGGAATCAG GTTGGGATGGGAAATGCTGACTACGTGGCCGCCTTCCTCCATGTGCTGCTCCCCGTGGCCTTTGAG TTTGACCCTGAGCTGGTGCTCATCTCAGCAGGATTTGACTCTGCGATCGGGGATCCTGAG GGGCAGATGCGGGCCACGCCGGAGTGCTTCTCCCACCTCACACAGCTGCTGCAGGTGCTGGCCGGCGGCCGAGTCTGTGCTGTGCTGGAG ggAGGCTACCACCTGGAGTCGCTGTCCCAGTCCGTGTGCATGGTGGTGAAGGCGCTGCTGGGTGACCCTGCCTTGCCCCTGTCAGGGCCCATGGAGCCTCATCACAG TGCCCTGGAATCCATCCAGAGTGTCCGGGCTGCCCAGAACCCTCATTGGAAGAGCCTCCGGCAGCAAG GGTCGACCCCCATACTGAATCCCAGCACCTACTCCCTGGAGCAGAGAGCCTCACCTGTATCGCCCGGGGGACCCAAATTCAAGGCAGCAGAGGCACAGGCCTCGGCCGCACTGAGTTCCCTCCTAGACCAGCTGCACCTCAACCCCACACTGCCTGTCCGCACGGCTGTTGCCCTGACTGCACTGGATGCCGCTCTGGTTCTACCCGCCGACGTCCTCCGTCAGGAGGGGTCAGCCCCACAGGAGGAGACACGGGCCTGGGCCAG GCTACACGAGGCCCTGGCCCAGGACAAGGCTCTCACTGCACTTGGGAAGGTCCTGCACCTCTTGAATGGGATCCTGGATGGGCAG GTGAGCAGTGGCATTGCAGCAACCCCGGAGCCCGCTGCGGCTCCCACCCTGGATGTGGTCATTCGGCGCAGCTTGTCCCACGGAGCGCGGAG GCTTCTCTGTGTGGCTGTGGGACAGCTGGATCGGCCCGCAGACCTTGCTGACGATGG GAGGAATCTGTGGCTGAACATCAGAGGCAAGGAAGCGGCCGCCCCATCCATGTTCCAGGTCTCCGTGCCACTGCCAGGG ACTACTGGTGGGTTCGTGAACTGCGTTCTGGCCCTTGTGCTGCCCCTGGCCTATGGCTTCCAGCCTGACCTCGTGTTGGTGGCGCTGGGGCCAGCCCACGGCCTGCAGGCCCCCCAAGCCGCTCTCCTGGCTTCTCTGCTGCGGGGGCCGGCGGGGGGCCGAGTCTTGGTCCTGCTGGAGCAg GGATCCACATCCCAGCTTGCAGGGATCCTGGCCCGGGTGTTACAGGGAGAGGCGCCCCCCGGCCTGGGTCCCTTCTCCATGGCCTCCCCAGAGGACACACAGGCCCTGATATACCTGAGAGGGCAGCTGGAAGCAGAGTGGAAGATGCTGCAGGTGGCCG CTCCTCAAGTGCCGTGA
- the HDAC10 gene encoding polyamine deacetylase HDAC10 isoform X5: MRTALVYHEDMTAAQLLWEDPECEIERPERLTAALERLRQWGLEQRCLQLAAREASEAELGLVHSPEYVSLLRGTQTLSTRELQALSGQYDAVYFHPSTFHCARLAAGAALQLVDAVLTGAVHNGLALVRPPGHHSQRAAANGFCVFNNVAIAAKHAKQRHGLHRILIVDWDVHHGQGIQYIFEDDPSVLYFSWHRYEHGHFWPYLRESDADAVGQGQGRGFTVNLPWNQVGMGNADYVAAFLHVLLPVAFEFDPELVLISAGFDSAIGDPEGQMRATPECFSHLTQLLQVLAGGRVCAVLEGGYHLESLSQSVCMVVKALLGDPALPLSGPMEPHHSALESIQSVRAAQNPHWKSLRQQGSTPILNPSTYSLEQRASPVSPGGPKFKAAEAQASAALSSLLDQLHLNPTLPVRTAVALTALDAALVLPADVLRQEGSAPQEETRAWARLHEALAQDKALTALGKVLHLLNGILDGQVSSGIAATPEPAAAPTLDVVIRRSLSHGARRLLCVAVGQLDRPADLADDGSPPPPLLWSGLWRANSSSPPARAHSSLLTPRACLLYPAHPPRVLALPWKEESVAEHQRQGSGRPIHVPGLRATARDYWWVRELRSGPCAAPGLWLPA, translated from the exons ATGAGGACTGCGCTGGTGTACCACGAGGACATGACAGCGGCCCAGCTGCTCTGGGAAGA CCCTGAGTGTGAGATCGAGCGTCCGGAGCGCCTGACTGCAGCCCTGGAGCGCCTGCGGCAGTGGGGCCTGGAGCAGAGGTGTCTACAGTTGGCAGCCCGAGAGGCCTCCGAGGCAGAGCTGGGCCTGGTACACAG CCCAGAGTATGTGTCCTTGTTGCGAGGAACCCAGACCTTGAGCACCAGGGAACTACAGGCGCTGTCTGGACAATACGACGCTGTCTACTTCCATCCG AGTACCTTCCACTGTGCCCGGCTGGCCGCGGGGGCTGCGCTGCAGCTGGTGGATGCCGTGCTGACGGGGGCTGTGCACAACGGGCTCGCCCTGGTGAG ACCTCCTGGGCATCACAGCCAGAGAGCCGCTGCCAATGGATTCTGCGTGTTCAACAATGTGGCCATAGCAGCCAAACACGCCAAGCAGAGACACGGGCTGCACAG GATCCTCATTGTCGACTGGGATGTCCACCATGGTCAGGGCATCCAGTATATCTTTGAGGATGACCCCAG TGTCCTCTACTTTTCCTGGCACCGCTATGAGCATGGGCACTTTTGGCCCTACCTTCGAGAATCGGATGCAGATGCtgttgggcaggggcagggccgtGGCTTCACTGTCAACCTGCCCTGGAATCAG GTTGGGATGGGAAATGCTGACTACGTGGCCGCCTTCCTCCATGTGCTGCTCCCCGTGGCCTTTGAG TTTGACCCTGAGCTGGTGCTCATCTCAGCAGGATTTGACTCTGCGATCGGGGATCCTGAG GGGCAGATGCGGGCCACGCCGGAGTGCTTCTCCCACCTCACACAGCTGCTGCAGGTGCTGGCCGGCGGCCGAGTCTGTGCTGTGCTGGAG ggAGGCTACCACCTGGAGTCGCTGTCCCAGTCCGTGTGCATGGTGGTGAAGGCGCTGCTGGGTGACCCTGCCTTGCCCCTGTCAGGGCCCATGGAGCCTCATCACAG TGCCCTGGAATCCATCCAGAGTGTCCGGGCTGCCCAGAACCCTCATTGGAAGAGCCTCCGGCAGCAAG GGTCGACCCCCATACTGAATCCCAGCACCTACTCCCTGGAGCAGAGAGCCTCACCTGTATCGCCCGGGGGACCCAAATTCAAGGCAGCAGAGGCACAGGCCTCGGCCGCACTGAGTTCCCTCCTAGACCAGCTGCACCTCAACCCCACACTGCCTGTCCGCACGGCTGTTGCCCTGACTGCACTGGATGCCGCTCTGGTTCTACCCGCCGACGTCCTCCGTCAGGAGGGGTCAGCCCCACAGGAGGAGACACGGGCCTGGGCCAG GCTACACGAGGCCCTGGCCCAGGACAAGGCTCTCACTGCACTTGGGAAGGTCCTGCACCTCTTGAATGGGATCCTGGATGGGCAG GTGAGCAGTGGCATTGCAGCAACCCCGGAGCCCGCTGCGGCTCCCACCCTGGATGTGGTCATTCGGCGCAGCTTGTCCCACGGAGCGCGGAG GCTTCTCTGTGTGGCTGTGGGACAGCTGGATCGGCCCGCAGACCTTGCTGACGATGG gtctcctccacctccccttcTGTGGTCTGGGCTCTGGAGGGCAAACAGCAGCTCACCCCCCGCGCGTGCTCACTCTTCCCTGCTCACCCCCCGCGCGTGCTTGCTCTATCCTGCTCACCCCCCGCGCGTGCTC GCTCTTCCCTGGAAGGAGGAATCTGTGGCTGAACATCAGAGGCAAGGAAGCGGCCGCCCCATCCATGTTCCAGGTCTCCGTGCCACTGCCAGGG ACTACTGGTGGGTTCGTGAACTGCGTTCTGGCCCTTGTGCTGCCCCTGGCCTATGGCTTCCAGCCTGA